In a single window of the Streptomyces sp. NBC_00353 genome:
- a CDS encoding TerD family protein produces MAREFQRGHKAKISDLTPGTDLYVGVQISGPGLTFDISCFGLDANEQLSDDRYFIFFNQPKSPEESIQLLGAQAGDTESFRVTLDRIPANIHKLSFTATIDGAGQMSQVGPGYIRIVAGGEEVVRYAFTGSEFTTERAVMLGDFYLKDVWRFAAVGQGFDGGLDALLKNFGGEVAEEAPAAPQQQAAAPSFAPPPQATAPAPSFGAPAAPQASQVPQPAPSFGAPAAQAPTPQQQMHAAPTIAAPMAPMGGTVPPPAPAPAPYGQPGQPPQQPQFGQVPGQPVPAAPYGQQAPAPYGQQPPGMPQGVPQGVPQAAGAGLQAALQPYKETATGQRWTPQNQQLMRVDLTMGGTPVLARQGSMVMYQGKVDFSYKGAGFAGRIVGNATGQEMQLMRCTGRGQVFLAEDGSHLHAIELQGDGICVSAESVLAFDESLQHEVRRIEGHGIPGGALFTMQFQGTGTVIVKTHGVPVVLPVTPTTFADCNAIVAWSSASQVIISSQVRLRRNAYPGHSGETVNLQFRGAPGNFIVVQPYEV; encoded by the coding sequence ATGGCAAGGGAATTCCAACGCGGCCACAAGGCCAAGATCAGCGATCTCACGCCGGGGACGGACCTGTACGTAGGTGTGCAGATCTCCGGCCCGGGACTGACCTTTGACATCAGCTGCTTCGGCCTCGATGCCAACGAGCAGCTCTCCGACGACCGGTATTTCATCTTCTTCAATCAGCCGAAGTCGCCCGAGGAGTCCATTCAGCTCCTCGGCGCCCAGGCCGGTGACACCGAGTCGTTCCGCGTCACTCTGGACCGCATTCCGGCGAACATCCACAAGCTGTCGTTCACCGCGACCATCGACGGTGCGGGGCAGATGTCGCAGGTCGGTCCTGGGTACATCCGGATCGTCGCGGGTGGCGAGGAAGTCGTCAGGTACGCCTTCACCGGCTCCGAGTTCACCACCGAGCGTGCGGTGATGCTGGGCGACTTCTATTTGAAGGACGTCTGGCGGTTCGCGGCCGTCGGCCAGGGCTTCGACGGTGGCCTCGACGCGCTGCTGAAGAACTTCGGCGGTGAGGTCGCCGAGGAGGCGCCCGCCGCGCCGCAGCAGCAGGCAGCCGCCCCGTCGTTCGCCCCGCCGCCGCAGGCGACCGCCCCGGCCCCGTCCTTCGGTGCTCCGGCCGCCCCGCAGGCCTCCCAAGTCCCGCAGCCCGCCCCGTCCTTCGGGGCCCCGGCCGCGCAGGCGCCCACCCCGCAGCAGCAGATGCATGCCGCGCCGACGATCGCGGCGCCGATGGCGCCGATGGGTGGCACCGTGCCACCGCCCGCGCCCGCCCCGGCTCCGTACGGACAGCCGGGCCAGCCGCCCCAGCAGCCGCAGTTCGGACAGGTCCCGGGCCAGCCCGTGCCCGCCGCCCCCTACGGGCAGCAGGCTCCGGCTCCGTACGGGCAGCAGCCCCCCGGCATGCCCCAGGGCGTACCGCAAGGGGTGCCGCAGGCGGCCGGCGCCGGCCTGCAGGCCGCGCTCCAGCCGTACAAGGAGACGGCCACCGGCCAGCGTTGGACCCCGCAGAACCAGCAGCTCATGCGGGTCGACCTCACCATGGGCGGTACGCCGGTGCTCGCCCGCCAGGGCTCCATGGTGATGTACCAGGGCAAGGTCGACTTCAGCTACAAGGGCGCCGGTTTCGCCGGCCGCATCGTCGGCAATGCCACCGGCCAGGAGATGCAGCTGATGCGCTGTACCGGCCGCGGGCAGGTCTTCCTCGCCGAGGACGGCTCCCATCTGCACGCCATCGAGCTCCAGGGCGACGGCATCTGCGTCTCGGCGGAGAGCGTTCTCGCCTTCGACGAGTCGCTGCAGCACGAGGTCCGCAGGATCGAGGGCCACGGCATCCCTGGTGGCGCCCTGTTCACCATGCAGTTCCAGGGCACCGGGACGGTCATCGTCAAGACCCACGGGGTTCCCGTCGTCCTGCCGGTCACGCCGACCACGTTCGCCGACTGCAACGCCATCGTGGCCTGGTCGTCGGCGTCCCAGGTGATCATCTCCAGCCAGGTCCGACTGCGCCGCAACGCGTACCCCGGGCACAGCGGAGAGACCGTGAACCTCCAGTTCCGGGGAGCGCCCGGCAACTTCATCGTCGTCCAGCCCTACGAGGTCTGA